In Candidatus Epulonipiscium viviparus, one DNA window encodes the following:
- a CDS encoding sugar kinase, whose product MAKVVTFGEIMLRLAPPLYTRFVQTDLYTALYGGGEANVAVSLANYGVSVKYVTKLPKHEIGQGAVNSLRKFGVCTRHITRGGDRVGIYFLEKGASQRPSKVVYDRANSAIALANREDFNWEEILDGAEYFHFTGITPALKNNLPQICEDALKVCKAKGIIVSCDLNYRKNLWTKQEAGETMAKLMPYVDVCIANEEDAADVFGIHAANTDITSGEINHDGYIDVAKQLIDRFGFKKVAITLRESITASDNNWAAMLTDGTTTVFSKKYPVRIVDRVGGGDSFGAGLIYSMLNNMGMQESLEFAVAASCLKHTIEGDFNLVSVDEVSKLAQGDGSGRVQR is encoded by the coding sequence ATGGCTAAAGTAGTAACATTTGGAGAAATTATGTTGAGACTCGCTCCTCCTTTATACACTCGTTTTGTACAAACTGATCTATATACTGCTCTTTATGGAGGTGGCGAAGCTAATGTTGCTGTATCTCTTGCAAATTACGGAGTAAGCGTTAAGTATGTTACAAAATTACCAAAACATGAAATTGGACAAGGTGCCGTAAATTCTCTTCGCAAATTTGGAGTGTGCACTCGCCATATTACAAGAGGCGGAGATCGTGTCGGTATTTATTTCTTAGAAAAAGGAGCATCTCAGCGTCCTTCTAAAGTTGTTTATGATAGAGCTAATTCTGCTATTGCTCTTGCTAACAGAGAAGATTTCAATTGGGAAGAGATTTTAGATGGTGCAGAATATTTTCATTTTACTGGAATCACTCCTGCTCTTAAAAATAATTTACCTCAAATTTGTGAAGATGCTCTCAAAGTATGTAAAGCAAAAGGTATTATCGTATCCTGTGATTTAAATTATAGAAAAAATTTGTGGACTAAGCAAGAAGCGGGCGAAACAATGGCTAAGCTTATGCCTTATGTAGATGTTTGTATTGCTAATGAGGAAGATGCCGCAGATGTATTTGGCATCCACGCAGCGAATACTGATATTACTAGCGGAGAAATTAACCATGATGGATATATTGATGTTGCTAAACAATTAATCGATAGATTTGGATTTAAAAAAGTTGCCATAACTTTGCGTGAATCTATTACTGCAAGTGACAATAATTGGGCTGCTATGCTCACTGACGGCACAACAACTGTATTTTCAAAAAAATATCCTGTTAGAATAGTCGATAGAGTTGGTGGCGGAGACAGTTTTGGTGCGGGGCTTATTTATTCTATGCTTAACAATATGGGTATGCAAGAATCTCTTGAATTTGCTGTGGCAGCAAGTTGCTTAAAACACACAATCGAAGGTGACTTTAATCTTGTATCAGTAGATGAAGTTTCTAAACTTGCTCAAGGCGATGGATCTGGTAGAGTTCAAAGATAA
- a CDS encoding cob(I)yrinic acid a,c-diamide adenosyltransferase, with amino-acid sequence MNNGLIEVYCGDGKGKTTASIGLGVRAIGAGLKVIMIQFLKSNTSSEISVLKTLEPNFKIFHFEKPRGFFCTLSDEEKAELKTEVETAMKFARKVIETEECDVLILDEILGVVENNLYSVDALAEFLSSKKDYTEIIMTGRIVPEEIKALSDYVSNIHKEKHPIDNNVDARKGIEF; translated from the coding sequence ATGAACAATGGATTAATAGAAGTATATTGTGGAGATGGAAAAGGAAAAACCACTGCTAGTATTGGTCTTGGTGTACGTGCTATCGGTGCTGGCTTAAAAGTTATTATGATTCAGTTTTTAAAAAGTAACACTTCGAGTGAAATATCAGTCTTAAAAACTTTGGAGCCAAATTTTAAAATCTTTCATTTTGAAAAACCACGAGGATTTTTTTGCACACTCTCTGATGAAGAAAAAGCAGAGCTCAAAACTGAAGTTGAAACTGCCATGAAATTTGCACGCAAAGTTATAGAAACCGAAGAATGTGATGTGCTTATTTTAGACGAAATATTAGGTGTAGTTGAAAATAATTTATATAGTGTAGATGCATTAGCAGAGTTTTTGTCATCAAAGAAAGATTATACTGAAATTATTATGACTGGACGAATTGTTCCAGAAGAAATTAAAGCTTTAAGCGATTATGTAAGCAATATACACAAAGAAAAGCATCCAATAGATAATAACGTGGATGCTAGAAAAGGTATAGAATTTTAA
- the eda gene encoding bifunctional 4-hydroxy-2-oxoglutarate aldolase/2-dehydro-3-deoxy-phosphogluconate aldolase, producing MTITEKIEKIGVVPVIKIENLDHALPLAKALLDGGIPCAEVTFRTTHAKAAIKLIKEQYPQLLVGAGTVTTTQQVDDAIEAGVEFLVSPGLNPTIVKYAQSKNMPIFAGVANASDIERAMELGLYDVKFFPAEVNGGLNAIKNLAGPYTKIRFMPTGGINEKNIGEYLKYNKIIACGGSFMVPNNLMDEGKFDEISTLCKKAIKAALGIKLRHIGVNASSCEDAAKITSLFADVFMAESKEGNSSFFVSDEVEIMKEPGRGKCGHIAIGVNDIKRARGYFELMGLKFDDSSLKEKDGKVLALYFTDEIGGFACHLVAN from the coding sequence TTGACTATCACAGAAAAAATTGAAAAAATTGGTGTTGTACCAGTTATTAAAATTGAAAATTTAGATCATGCTTTGCCTCTTGCAAAAGCTTTATTAGACGGTGGCATCCCTTGTGCGGAAGTAACTTTTAGAACTACTCACGCCAAAGCTGCAATCAAACTTATTAAAGAACAATATCCACAACTTCTTGTCGGAGCTGGAACAGTTACCACCACTCAGCAAGTTGATGATGCGATTGAGGCTGGTGTTGAATTTTTAGTAAGCCCTGGATTAAATCCAACTATTGTTAAATATGCTCAATCTAAAAATATGCCTATATTCGCCGGAGTTGCTAATGCTTCTGATATCGAAAGAGCTATGGAACTTGGCTTATATGATGTGAAGTTTTTCCCTGCCGAGGTTAATGGAGGTCTTAATGCCATCAAAAATCTTGCCGGACCATATACCAAAATAAGATTTATGCCTACTGGTGGAATCAACGAAAAAAATATTGGTGAATATTTAAAGTATAACAAAATTATCGCTTGTGGCGGTTCTTTTATGGTTCCAAATAATCTTATGGATGAAGGAAAATTTGACGAAATTAGTACGCTTTGCAAAAAAGCTATTAAGGCTGCACTTGGAATTAAGCTTCGCCATATTGGTGTCAATGCTTCTAGCTGTGAAGATGCTGCCAAAATCACATCTCTTTTCGCCGATGTATTTATGGCCGAATCTAAAGAAGGAAATAGCTCTTTCTTTGTTTCAGATGAAGTTGAAATAATGAAGGAACCTGGTCGCGGTAAATGTGGTCATATAGCAATTGGAGTTAATGATATTAAAAGAGCTAGAGGATACTTTGAGCTTATGGGATTAAAGTTTGATGACAGTTCTCTTAAAGAAAAAGATGGCAAAGTTCTTGCTCTTTACTTTACAGACGAAATCGGTGGTTTTGCTTGTCACTTAGTTGCTAACTAA
- the purC gene encoding phosphoribosylaminoimidazolesuccinocarboxamide synthase: MEKLELLYEGKAKRVYTTSDQDKYIVSYKDSATAFNGEKKGEIAGKGEVNNIMSNRICQLLEKSGIKTHFIQELNERETLVKAVSIVPLEVIIRNVAAGSFSKRFGVAEGTVLKQPTLEFCLKDDALGDPMINTSQVLALDIATPRELEKIAYIATRVNEILSEYFNTIGVKLIDFKIEVGRLNGDIILADEISPDTCRFWDKATGKKLDKDRFRQNLGEVEEVYQEMLNRVTRH; the protein is encoded by the coding sequence ATGGAAAAATTAGAATTGTTATATGAAGGTAAAGCAAAAAGAGTCTATACAACAAGTGATCAAGATAAATATATTGTTTCTTACAAAGATTCTGCAACAGCATTTAATGGAGAAAAAAAAGGCGAGATTGCAGGCAAAGGTGAAGTAAATAATATTATGAGCAATCGTATTTGCCAATTATTAGAAAAATCTGGTATCAAAACTCATTTTATACAAGAATTAAATGAACGCGAAACTTTGGTTAAAGCTGTTTCTATAGTACCTCTAGAAGTAATCATCCGCAATGTTGCAGCTGGATCATTTTCAAAACGTTTTGGTGTTGCAGAAGGAACTGTATTAAAGCAACCAACCTTAGAATTTTGCCTAAAAGATGATGCACTAGGCGACCCTATGATTAATACTTCTCAAGTGTTGGCGTTAGATATTGCCACTCCTCGCGAGCTTGAAAAAATCGCGTATATAGCCACTAGAGTTAATGAAATATTATCTGAATATTTTAATACTATTGGTGTTAAATTGATCGACTTTAAGATAGAAGTCGGTAGATTGAATGGGGACATAATTTTAGCAGATGAAATTTCTCCAGATACCTGCAGATTTTGGGATAAGGCCACTGGCAAGAAGCTTGATAAAGATAGATTTAGACAAAATCTTGGCGAAGTAGAAGAAGTTTATCAGGAAATGTTAAACCGCGTTACTAGGCATTAG
- the purM gene encoding phosphoribosylformylglycinamidine cyclo-ligase, whose product MTYKDAGVDVTRGYAAVAAISEKVKSTFTSGVLTDIGSFGGAFSLAAFKGMEEPVLVSGTDGIGTKLKLAFMMNKHDTIGIDCVAMCVNDILCSGATPLFFLDYIATGTISPNAIAEIVSGISQGCIESGCALIGGETAEMPGFYKTGEYDVAGFCVGIVDKKDMIDGKNLKEGDVLIGLASSGIHSNGYSLVRKLVDITKIDLNEYSEDLAQTYGEALLKPTRLYVNSILALKKDVTIKGMAHITGGGFIENIPRMFSSDLSAKIDLETIKKPAIYKFIEKASNLTQKELYNTFNMGIGMVVAVGREDAAKSIAILAEAGEVATIIGEIVPGNKEVIF is encoded by the coding sequence ATTACTTATAAAGATGCTGGTGTTGATGTAACACGAGGTTATGCAGCTGTTGCTGCTATTAGCGAGAAGGTAAAAAGCACGTTCACTTCTGGAGTGCTCACTGATATTGGAAGTTTTGGAGGAGCATTTAGCTTAGCTGCTTTTAAAGGTATGGAAGAACCCGTTTTAGTTTCTGGAACTGATGGGATTGGCACAAAACTGAAATTAGCATTTATGATGAACAAGCACGATACAATTGGAATTGACTGCGTTGCTATGTGTGTGAATGATATATTGTGCTCTGGAGCAACCCCGTTATTTTTTCTTGATTACATTGCCACAGGAACGATTTCGCCCAATGCCATAGCAGAAATTGTTTCAGGAATTAGCCAAGGTTGTATCGAAAGCGGATGCGCATTGATTGGCGGCGAAACTGCGGAGATGCCTGGATTCTATAAGACTGGCGAATACGACGTTGCTGGTTTCTGCGTTGGAATAGTTGATAAAAAAGATATGATTGATGGTAAAAATTTAAAAGAGGGCGATGTTCTCATTGGACTTGCTTCTAGCGGTATACACAGCAATGGATACTCCTTGGTGCGCAAATTGGTAGATATTACCAAAATCGATCTCAACGAATATAGCGAAGATCTTGCACAAACTTATGGCGAGGCATTACTAAAACCCACTCGATTATATGTAAATAGTATTCTTGCATTAAAAAAAGACGTTACTATCAAAGGAATGGCGCACATCACTGGTGGGGGCTTTATCGAAAATATTCCGCGTATGTTTAGTTCTGATTTATCCGCTAAAATCGATTTAGAAACGATAAAAAAACCAGCAATATATAAATTTATAGAAAAAGCTTCAAACCTCACCCAAAAGGAGTTATACAATACATTTAACATGGGAATCGGAATGGTTGTTGCTGTTGGACGAGAAGATGCGGCAAAATCAATCGCTATTTTAGCCGAGGCAGGAGAAGTTGCTACCATAATTGGAGAAATTGTACCTGGGAATAAAGAAGTTATTTTTTAA
- a CDS encoding metal-dependent transcriptional regulator, with protein sequence MKIQESAENYLEMILILGQKLGQVRSIDIAKELGFSKPSVSIAMKNLRENGYVELDDHGYLVLTEKGVAIATRVYEKHNLVTQLLRYIGVSEEIARIDACKIEHDLSTETVEKLKEFINKISN encoded by the coding sequence ATGAAAATACAAGAATCGGCAGAAAATTATTTAGAAATGATACTTATACTGGGACAAAAATTAGGTCAGGTGCGTTCGATTGATATCGCGAAGGAATTGGGATTTTCAAAGCCTAGTGTGAGTATTGCAATGAAAAACCTTAGAGAGAATGGATATGTAGAGTTGGATGACCATGGCTATTTAGTTTTAACAGAGAAGGGAGTGGCTATTGCAACGAGAGTATATGAGAAGCATAATCTGGTGACACAGTTGCTGAGGTATATTGGAGTATCGGAAGAAATTGCAAGGATTGACGCTTGTAAAATAGAACATGATCTCAGTACAGAAACAGTAGAAAAATTGAAAGAATTTATAAACAAAATATCGAACTAA
- a CDS encoding single-stranded DNA-binding protein translates to MNDHILENNEVQVIGKAVTETVFSHKVYGEGFYNFNIEIPRLSESTDIVPITISERLLPTQDNILGKIFKISGQFRSYNQYEEGKNRLILTLFALEIEEVEEKELVKNANTLHLKGFVCKNPVYRTTPFGREITDILLAVNRSYHKSDYIPCITWGRNAKFANSLKTGDAIEIWGRIQSRTYQKKLESGEVIQKTAYEVSISKMEISDENNKPKEDIIEE, encoded by the coding sequence ATGAACGATCATATTTTAGAGAATAATGAAGTACAAGTAATAGGAAAAGCGGTAACCGAGACGGTTTTTAGTCATAAGGTTTATGGAGAAGGATTTTACAACTTTAATATAGAAATACCTCGTCTAAGCGAATCAACGGACATTGTGCCGATTACAATATCTGAAAGACTTTTACCTACTCAAGATAATATTTTAGGTAAAATTTTTAAAATTTCTGGACAATTCAGATCATATAACCAATATGAAGAAGGAAAAAATCGTTTAATACTAACTTTATTTGCTCTTGAAATAGAAGAAGTGGAAGAAAAAGAACTAGTTAAAAACGCTAATACTCTCCACCTAAAAGGTTTTGTATGCAAAAATCCTGTGTATCGAACAACTCCTTTTGGTCGTGAGATTACTGACATATTATTAGCAGTAAATAGATCTTATCATAAATCTGATTATATTCCTTGTATTACTTGGGGTAGAAATGCCAAATTTGCTAACAGTCTAAAAACAGGAGATGCTATTGAAATTTGGGGCAGAATTCAAAGTAGAACGTATCAAAAAAAATTAGAGAGCGGTGAAGTAATTCAAAAAACTGCCTATGAAGTCTCTATTTCTAAAATGGAAATTAGCGATGAAAACAATAAACCCAAAGAAGATATAATAGAAGAATAA
- the purE gene encoding 5-(carboxyamino)imidazole ribonucleotide mutase — protein sequence MKVAFIMGSDSDLEVVRPAVEVVKSFGVEVSVRVISAHRTPVIAEEFAKNAKANGFGVIIAAAGKAAHLAGVLAAYTTLPVIALPVSAKVLDGLDALLAMVQMPPGIPVACVGIDAGLNAGLLALQILGLSDPSVAAKLQDYKENMAAKVIEKDKKVSEMFQ from the coding sequence ATGAAAGTTGCGTTTATAATGGGTAGCGACTCCGATTTGGAAGTTGTTAGACCCGCAGTAGAAGTAGTAAAATCATTTGGTGTAGAAGTGAGTGTTCGTGTCATTTCTGCCCATCGAACTCCCGTAATTGCAGAAGAGTTTGCCAAAAATGCAAAGGCGAATGGATTTGGGGTTATCATCGCAGCCGCTGGAAAAGCAGCACACTTAGCAGGGGTTTTGGCGGCATATACCACATTGCCAGTAATAGCCCTTCCTGTTTCTGCAAAAGTACTGGATGGCCTCGACGCCTTGTTAGCAATGGTCCAGATGCCTCCGGGTATTCCTGTTGCTTGCGTTGGAATTGATGCGGGCTTAAACGCAGGGTTACTAGCGCTTCAGATTCTTGGTCTATCTGATCCAAGCGTTGCCGCAAAGCTTCAAGATTACAAAGAAAATATGGCCGCAAAAGTAATAGAAAAAGACAAAAAAGTTTCAGAAATGTTTCAATAA
- the purD gene encoding phosphoribosylamine--glycine ligase — protein sequence MFNIAVFVSGSGTNLQAMIDQQNRYKSKICCVISNTKNAYALTRAKNHNIPSFVVSKKGAAGEEEIIDILESFDINLIVLAGYLRILGPTLINKYKGQIINIHPSLLPKYGGAGFYGHFVHSAVLDNHEKFSGATVHFVEEGIDTGKIILQRSLKIATDETPESLQARILADIEHYLLVDSILILEGEKLMKVLIVGNGGREAAICECINRQNDDVTLFCTRANPGIDAINVDISPEDVDAIVEFAATNDIDFTIVGPEVPLVAGISDKFAERGLKIFGPTKDCAMFEGSKKFTKEFLTKYNIPTAKYQSFAKTEIAAALEALKSFNLPVVIKADGLAAGKGVLICNDYIAATQAIKNIFNDTFKGAGESLVIEEYLDGVEASLLCFVDGNIIVPMETARDYKRIFDNDKGDNTGGMGGFSPNPIINDKLNLNKTILEPIINGFKEENLDFRGVLFIGLMIVNNIPYVLEFNVRFGDPETQSVLPRLKTNLLDVLQAVSCGSLDKINLEWDKRCSVTVVLASEGYPAYAVSARRVISGLDTVDGFVFQAGTKQDGADIIVSGGRVLAVTTLADSVAAARDKVYHEVQKVSFDGMQYRQDIAII from the coding sequence TTGTTTAATATAGCCGTTTTTGTATCGGGCTCTGGCACAAATTTACAAGCTATGATAGACCAGCAAAATAGATATAAGAGCAAGATTTGCTGCGTGATATCTAATACAAAAAATGCCTACGCTTTAACTCGTGCAAAAAACCATAATATTCCAAGTTTTGTAGTATCCAAAAAAGGCGCTGCAGGTGAAGAAGAAATTATTGATATATTAGAGAGTTTTGATATAAACTTGATCGTTTTAGCAGGATACTTGAGAATATTAGGACCAACATTAATTAATAAATATAAAGGTCAAATCATCAATATTCATCCTTCGTTGCTTCCTAAATATGGCGGAGCAGGATTTTATGGACACTTCGTTCACTCCGCAGTTCTTGATAATCACGAAAAATTTTCTGGAGCCACAGTTCATTTTGTAGAGGAAGGCATCGATACCGGCAAAATTATTTTGCAACGATCTCTAAAAATAGCAACGGATGAAACTCCAGAATCACTACAAGCACGAATATTAGCCGATATTGAACATTATTTATTGGTAGATAGTATACTAATTTTAGAAGGTGAAAAACTTATGAAAGTATTGATAGTAGGAAATGGCGGTCGCGAAGCCGCAATATGCGAATGCATCAATAGACAAAACGATGACGTAACGTTATTTTGTACACGAGCAAATCCTGGAATAGATGCTATCAACGTGGATATTAGCCCCGAAGATGTAGATGCGATCGTCGAATTCGCTGCAACAAACGACATTGACTTCACCATCGTTGGCCCTGAAGTTCCGTTAGTTGCTGGAATATCAGATAAATTTGCTGAAAGAGGATTAAAAATATTTGGACCCACTAAAGATTGTGCAATGTTCGAAGGTAGTAAAAAGTTTACTAAAGAATTTCTAACCAAATATAACATTCCTACTGCAAAATACCAAAGTTTTGCAAAGACCGAAATCGCTGCAGCTCTCGAAGCTCTAAAATCCTTTAATTTGCCTGTCGTTATCAAGGCCGATGGGTTGGCAGCTGGCAAAGGCGTCTTGATTTGCAACGACTATATTGCAGCTACTCAAGCTATCAAAAACATATTTAACGACACATTTAAAGGGGCTGGCGAAAGTCTCGTAATAGAGGAATATCTTGACGGTGTCGAGGCATCACTACTTTGTTTTGTTGATGGAAACATAATCGTCCCTATGGAAACTGCTCGAGACTATAAACGAATTTTTGATAACGACAAAGGTGACAATACTGGCGGAATGGGCGGATTTTCTCCTAATCCAATAATCAACGATAAACTCAATTTAAACAAAACCATTCTAGAACCTATTATAAATGGTTTCAAAGAGGAAAATTTAGATTTTAGAGGCGTATTATTTATTGGATTAATGATTGTAAACAATATTCCTTATGTTTTAGAATTTAATGTAAGATTTGGCGATCCAGAAACTCAAAGCGTATTGCCTCGTCTTAAAACAAATTTATTAGATGTATTACAAGCCGTAAGTTGTGGTAGCCTAGACAAAATAAATCTAGAATGGGATAAGCGATGCTCGGTTACAGTTGTACTTGCTAGCGAAGGATACCCCGCTTATGCCGTTTCGGCAAGACGTGTAATTTCTGGGCTTGATACTGTTGATGGCTTTGTATTTCAGGCTGGCACAAAGCAAGACGGCGCAGATATTATTGTAAGTGGAGGGCGAGTACTTGCCGTTACCACGCTTGCAGACTCGGTAGCAGCAGCGCGAGACAAAGTTTATCACGAAGTGCAAAAAGTTTCTTTTGATGGAATGCAATACAGACAAGATATTGCTATAATTTAA
- the purF gene encoding amidophosphoribosyltransferase — protein MDKLREECGVIGIYVNDENLASKLAYYGLYALQHRGQESAGITTNKDGKLDSIKGMGLVSEVFSEEKLENLKGKIAIGHVRYSTSGVKELNNCQPVVAQYKHGAIALGHNGNLTNGESIRDMLEEEGAIFHTTLDSESILQLIARQYRKGIVSALKNTMGLIKGGYALVITTQNQLIGVRDPNGIRPLCIGQRLEDGSYILASESCALDVIDATFIRDVMPGEVVIIDENGLTSIPATHWGQKKLCIFEMIYLARPDSVIDEVSVFEFRRRSGELLAKEFKGTADFVIPVPDSGIPGAIGFAAASGIPYMEGLVKNRYVGRTFIQPTQELREIAVKLKLTPLRQILQGKRVILIDDSIVRGTTARRLVNEVKKAGATEVHLCITSPPVKYCCYYGIDTPDSENLIGANMTVDEICTSLGTDSLTYFSLEGLRAVCDNQSRFCRACFNGNYPIEIPV, from the coding sequence ATGGATAAACTACGAGAAGAATGTGGAGTTATTGGCATTTATGTAAATGATGAAAATTTGGCTTCAAAACTTGCGTATTATGGACTATATGCTCTTCAACATCGAGGACAAGAGAGCGCTGGAATTACTACTAATAAAGACGGAAAACTCGACTCTATCAAAGGAATGGGTCTTGTTTCCGAAGTATTTAGCGAAGAAAAACTAGAAAACTTAAAAGGAAAAATAGCGATCGGACACGTGAGATATTCCACTTCTGGAGTTAAAGAACTAAACAATTGCCAACCTGTTGTTGCGCAATATAAACACGGCGCTATTGCTTTGGGGCACAACGGAAACCTAACAAATGGAGAAAGCATTCGTGATATGCTAGAAGAAGAAGGTGCAATTTTTCATACCACCCTCGATTCTGAATCTATTTTGCAGTTGATTGCACGACAATATCGAAAGGGAATTGTTTCTGCACTCAAAAATACCATGGGGCTGATTAAGGGTGGCTATGCCTTAGTTATTACCACGCAAAATCAATTAATCGGAGTGCGCGATCCCAATGGCATCAGACCTCTTTGTATAGGGCAACGATTAGAAGATGGAAGCTATATTTTGGCATCTGAAAGCTGTGCGTTAGACGTTATTGATGCGACATTTATAAGAGATGTGATGCCGGGCGAAGTTGTTATTATCGATGAAAACGGCTTAACAAGTATTCCTGCGACCCATTGGGGGCAGAAAAAACTTTGCATTTTTGAAATGATTTATCTTGCGCGCCCTGACAGTGTAATCGACGAAGTGAGTGTGTTTGAATTTAGAAGGCGCTCTGGCGAGTTGCTTGCAAAAGAGTTTAAGGGAACAGCAGATTTTGTTATTCCTGTACCAGATTCTGGAATTCCTGGTGCTATTGGCTTTGCAGCAGCGTCGGGAATCCCCTATATGGAAGGTCTTGTTAAAAATCGCTATGTAGGCAGAACCTTTATTCAACCCACTCAAGAATTGCGCGAGATTGCTGTTAAATTAAAATTAACGCCACTGCGCCAGATTTTGCAAGGCAAGCGAGTAATTTTGATCGATGATTCAATTGTGAGAGGCACCACTGCAAGAAGACTTGTAAACGAGGTGAAAAAAGCTGGCGCAACAGAAGTCCATCTATGCATCACATCGCCTCCTGTAAAGTACTGTTGCTACTATGGCATTGATACACCAGACTCAGAAAATTTAATTGGTGCTAACATGACTGTTGATGAAATTTGCACTTCTCTTGGTACAGATAGTTTGACTTATTTTTCACTTGAAGGACTTCGAGCTGTTTGTGATAATCAAAGCAGGTTTTGCCGAGCGTGCTTTAACGGAAATTATCCAATAGAAATACCGGTATAA